A portion of the Acidisarcina polymorpha genome contains these proteins:
- a CDS encoding tetratricopeptide repeat protein produces the protein MKRSVVVLALALGGAVMGMGAQQTPLPPGTTPVDSPARNAGVTATTPLAEAEGQMALQNYEPARKLLQPWLTDHPADARALFDVGYIEDAENHPDVAIEDYQKSIAADAKAFEPRLSLGLLLARRDRSQEAIEQLRQAVALEPNPPNPGAQAQAFRALARLERTSDPASAKEHLLEALRLGPEQPDDVLLTAEIATANDDDVTAEAAYRRVLAKQPESSAATAGLVHLLLKQKKYAEAEPLLRSALSRDPQDPALNSQLASTLTYEGKQGEAVGILERLHQMKPEDALIGGMLADAYTQNGNPEKAEPILTDLLKKSPQNADLLSARGENLLQEHRYPEAIAALQAALKVAPENADDWMSLAIAASQDKQYAVVLEALSMRAKYAEENAGSHFLRATAYDNLHQSKQAVEYYEKFLASSAGKFPDQEWEAQHRLIALGKSN, from the coding sequence ATGAAGCGTAGTGTGGTTGTCCTGGCGCTTGCGCTTGGCGGGGCAGTGATGGGGATGGGGGCGCAGCAAACGCCTCTGCCTCCGGGGACGACACCGGTCGATTCACCGGCCCGCAACGCTGGAGTCACTGCTACCACTCCTCTGGCCGAGGCCGAAGGGCAGATGGCGCTGCAGAACTATGAACCGGCGCGTAAGTTGTTGCAGCCCTGGCTGACGGATCATCCCGCGGACGCGCGAGCGCTCTTCGATGTTGGATATATAGAGGATGCCGAGAATCACCCAGACGTTGCGATCGAAGACTACCAGAAGTCCATCGCTGCCGACGCCAAAGCATTCGAGCCCCGGCTCTCCTTGGGCCTGCTTCTGGCCCGGCGAGACCGCTCTCAGGAAGCGATTGAACAGCTGCGGCAAGCGGTAGCGCTCGAGCCGAATCCTCCGAATCCTGGAGCGCAGGCGCAGGCTTTTCGAGCTTTGGCGCGTCTGGAGCGGACGAGCGACCCTGCGTCCGCGAAGGAGCATCTGCTCGAGGCGCTGCGGCTGGGGCCGGAGCAGCCGGACGATGTTTTGCTGACGGCTGAGATCGCTACGGCGAACGACGACGATGTGACGGCCGAGGCGGCTTACCGCCGGGTGTTGGCGAAGCAGCCGGAGTCCTCTGCGGCGACCGCGGGGCTGGTGCATCTGCTGCTAAAACAGAAGAAATATGCCGAGGCGGAGCCGCTGCTGCGTTCGGCGTTGTCCCGGGATCCGCAAGATCCGGCGCTGAATTCTCAGCTGGCCAGCACGCTGACGTATGAGGGCAAGCAGGGGGAGGCGGTAGGGATTCTCGAGCGGCTGCATCAGATGAAGCCGGAGGATGCGTTGATCGGAGGGATGTTGGCGGACGCTTACACCCAGAACGGGAATCCGGAGAAGGCGGAACCCATTTTGACCGACCTGCTGAAGAAGTCTCCGCAAAATGCCGACTTACTGAGTGCCAGAGGTGAGAATCTGTTGCAAGAGCACCGCTATCCGGAGGCGATAGCGGCTTTGCAGGCAGCGTTGAAGGTGGCTCCGGAGAACGCCGATGACTGGATGAGCCTAGCGATTGCGGCGTCTCAGGACAAACAGTACGCGGTCGTTCTGGAGGCGCTTTCGATGCGGGCAAAATATGCCGAGGAAAATGCCGGAAGTCACTTCCTTCGTGCTACGGCGTACGATAATTTGCATCAGAGCAAGCAAGCAGTGGAGTATTATGAGAAGTTCCTGGCTTCCTCGGCAGGAAAGTTTCCGGACCAGGAGTGGGAGGCGCAGCATCGCCTGATCGCTCTGGGTAAGTCAAACTAG
- a CDS encoding malectin domain-containing carbohydrate-binding protein, which yields MSKQHAKSLGWTFRRTLLGLTIVWALNVTATPKAIAQEIVAIAAGGPAESNSTGGDYSFVADEDFTGGGDNQVGVAAISLAQPGVNAAPAAVYQHARAGIFTYTVPGLTAGKQYTVLLHFAETYFTSVGDRVFNVAINGTVVLSSFDIYATVGINAALVKSFHATANTSGEIVIAFTDGTANQPIVSGIEIRSPSGTCGAVPSAPTGLVANASSLSVINLTWTPVTPPANCTIGSYSLYGSTINGFTPSAANLIAKGITTASYSNTGLAASTTYYYVVEALDADGASTASTQASAKTSTASCSAVPSAPTGLKATASSASTIGVSWAAVTPPANCAISSYSLYASVNSGFTPSASNLIARVTNGTTYSSTGLSASTTYYYVVEAVDADGNSAASTAASATTQAAASGAEVLAIAAGGPSESNSAGGDDSFVADEDFTGGGDNTVSAAAINLTQPGANAAPMAVYQHARAGIFTYTIPGLAAGDQYSVLLHFAETYFTSAGSRVFNVAINGTTVLANFDIYAAVGLNAALVEQFTATANSSGDIVIAFTDGAANQPLVSGIEIRNTGASGGCTSVPSAPAGLVTSASSSSVALSWTAVTPPSSCSITSYRVYASTVGGFTPSAANLVGQGITGTTYTATGLAASTTYYFVVEALDAVGASVASTQASATTRGSTTSEIVAIAAGGPAQSNASGGDDPFVADEYYSGGGDNGTVSSAINLTQPGANAAPTGVYQNGRVGASSYTIPGLAPGAQYTVLLHFAETYFTATGDRQFNVSINGASVLTNLDIFATVGINAALVEIFTATANSSGNIVVSFTVGADNQPLVMGIEVRGAPSGCTLLPSSPPTALTAVASSPSIIGLSWMGVTPQPNCPVTYNLYRSTTSGFTPSSANLIASGLTTLSYSNSGLTPSTTYHYIVEAVDAVGASAPSAPASAETHSATSCIAIPSAAPGGLLAAPSTSTAIEVSWAPITPPANCSNITYNLYGSSAGGFTPSSSNEIARGLTVATFFHTGLPPSSTYYYVVQAADEDGVSPEISGVRSATTLTPPTTLTAAASSANEIDLTFPAASAPAPVIYNIFRSPTSPFTPSGSNQVGSTKSNFYNDVVLAASTEYYYIVQASSSAGTTNVGGPVSATTLPLPPNTPPFWDASNIPATPAGDVITIKFLNRTNGQYPDSEVFWSVDVGGVTTTNSIAAQPTLSMPANASGRVYFYLGAVNQNTNNYWDFLEYTLGSTFINMNSTRVDAFGLKYAFQLSCGDGTDIAIGETAGVFAEDRASFFQRYLNSVPANFQTLAELQAPYRIVSPGAGGFDAGGPYQTYYNAWIEQLWAANGITIPLAVPNGDGLGSYPDLSAAIYRHVGGVAGTFNANGTLNNQALWGNPSAFYQTAPASYYAQFLHANAINAQQYAFPFDDAGGYSADVGCQSPRTLLVAIGW from the coding sequence ATGTCGAAGCAACACGCTAAATCCTTAGGATGGACTTTCCGGCGGACACTCCTCGGCTTGACCATTGTCTGGGCCCTCAATGTTACCGCTACACCGAAAGCTATCGCGCAGGAGATCGTGGCCATCGCTGCCGGGGGACCCGCCGAAAGTAACTCAACCGGTGGAGATTACTCCTTTGTTGCCGACGAAGACTTTACCGGTGGAGGAGATAATCAAGTGGGCGTGGCCGCCATCAGTTTAGCCCAACCTGGAGTTAATGCGGCGCCAGCGGCCGTCTACCAACACGCCCGCGCTGGGATCTTCACCTATACCGTCCCCGGCCTGACTGCGGGCAAGCAATATACTGTGTTGCTCCACTTCGCCGAGACTTATTTTACCTCTGTCGGCGATCGCGTCTTTAACGTCGCTATCAATGGGACCGTGGTACTGAGCAGCTTCGACATCTACGCGACCGTCGGAATCAATGCCGCTCTCGTTAAATCCTTTCACGCCACCGCCAACACTAGCGGCGAAATCGTAATCGCCTTTACTGACGGTACTGCAAATCAACCCATAGTCAGCGGTATCGAAATCCGCAGCCCTTCCGGCACCTGTGGCGCAGTGCCTTCCGCCCCAACCGGACTCGTCGCGAACGCATCGTCCTTATCCGTTATCAATTTAACGTGGACACCCGTAACTCCCCCGGCAAATTGCACCATCGGCTCCTATAGCCTTTACGGCAGCACCATCAATGGTTTTACTCCATCGGCAGCCAACCTGATTGCCAAGGGAATCACCACCGCGAGTTACTCCAACACCGGGCTAGCAGCTTCGACAACCTACTACTACGTCGTCGAAGCCCTGGATGCTGACGGCGCATCCACCGCTTCAACTCAGGCCAGTGCTAAAACGTCTACTGCCTCCTGCTCAGCCGTGCCTTCGGCCCCAACCGGCCTCAAAGCGACCGCTTCCTCTGCAAGCACCATAGGCGTAAGCTGGGCCGCGGTAACTCCTCCCGCCAACTGCGCCATCAGCTCCTACTCCCTATACGCCAGCGTGAATAGCGGATTCACACCATCGGCGAGCAACCTCATCGCCAGGGTCACCAACGGGACGACTTACTCCTCTACCGGCCTATCCGCCTCGACCACCTATTACTACGTCGTCGAGGCCGTGGACGCGGACGGCAACTCGGCCGCCTCGACTGCTGCCTCGGCGACTACGCAGGCAGCCGCGTCCGGCGCCGAGGTCCTGGCCATTGCAGCCGGCGGCCCATCCGAAAGCAACTCGGCAGGCGGCGATGATTCTTTCGTCGCCGACGAAGACTTCACTGGTGGCGGAGATAACACCGTCAGTGCGGCCGCCATTAACTTGACCCAGCCCGGCGCGAATGCAGCACCAATGGCCGTCTATCAGCACGCGCGCGCTGGGATCTTCACCTACACCATTCCGGGACTAGCCGCAGGCGATCAATACTCAGTCCTGCTCCACTTCGCTGAAACCTATTTCACCTCGGCTGGCAGCCGCGTTTTCAATGTCGCCATCAACGGAACGACCGTGCTCGCAAATTTTGATATCTATGCGGCCGTTGGCTTGAATGCGGCGCTCGTCGAGCAGTTCACCGCAACTGCCAATAGTAGCGGTGATATCGTGATCGCGTTCACCGATGGCGCCGCAAACCAGCCCCTCGTCAGCGGCATTGAAATCCGTAACACGGGTGCCTCCGGAGGCTGCACTAGCGTGCCCTCCGCGCCGGCCGGCCTGGTGACGAGCGCGTCCTCTTCGAGCGTCGCCTTGAGTTGGACGGCAGTAACTCCTCCATCCAGTTGCAGCATAACTTCATATCGTGTCTACGCCAGCACCGTCGGTGGATTTACCCCGTCAGCGGCTAATCTGGTAGGACAAGGAATTACCGGCACCACTTACACTGCAACCGGACTCGCAGCCTCCACAACCTATTACTTCGTAGTCGAAGCCCTCGACGCGGTTGGCGCATCCGTCGCCTCGACGCAAGCGTCGGCTACTACCCGAGGTTCTACTACATCGGAGATCGTAGCGATCGCAGCCGGCGGCCCTGCGCAAAGTAATGCCAGCGGCGGGGACGACCCCTTTGTTGCCGACGAATATTACAGTGGTGGCGGCGACAACGGCACCGTGTCCTCTGCCATCAATCTCACGCAGCCCGGCGCGAACGCGGCTCCGACCGGCGTATATCAAAACGGCAGGGTTGGAGCATCTAGCTACACCATACCGGGGCTGGCGCCTGGCGCTCAGTACACCGTTCTGCTCCACTTCGCAGAAACCTATTTCACTGCCACGGGAGACCGCCAATTCAACGTCTCCATCAACGGGGCATCCGTCCTGACCAACCTCGACATCTTTGCCACTGTCGGCATAAACGCAGCGCTGGTCGAGATCTTCACGGCCACGGCCAACAGCAGCGGCAATATCGTCGTCTCCTTCACGGTCGGCGCGGATAATCAACCGCTCGTCATGGGAATCGAGGTGCGGGGCGCTCCCAGCGGTTGCACCCTGCTTCCATCTAGCCCACCCACCGCCCTCACCGCCGTGGCGTCCTCGCCCAGTATCATTGGCTTAAGTTGGATGGGAGTTACTCCCCAGCCGAATTGCCCTGTCACTTACAACCTCTACCGCAGCACCACCAGCGGCTTTACCCCATCATCGGCAAACTTGATCGCAAGCGGCTTAACCACACTGAGTTACTCCAATAGCGGCCTCACTCCCTCGACGACCTACCATTACATCGTGGAGGCGGTCGATGCAGTAGGCGCATCGGCGCCCTCGGCGCCGGCAAGCGCAGAGACACATTCGGCCACATCTTGCATCGCCATTCCTTCAGCGGCGCCTGGAGGCCTGTTAGCGGCTCCATCGACCTCGACCGCGATAGAGGTAAGCTGGGCGCCCATCACCCCGCCTGCCAACTGCTCAAACATCACCTATAACCTATACGGCAGCTCTGCCGGCGGCTTCACTCCATCTTCGAGCAACGAGATCGCGAGAGGATTGACCGTCGCCACTTTCTTCCATACCGGCTTGCCGCCTTCATCCACCTACTATTACGTGGTGCAGGCGGCCGACGAAGATGGTGTATCTCCGGAAATATCCGGAGTAAGAAGCGCCACCACCCTTACCCCTCCCACTACGCTGACGGCAGCGGCTTCGTCTGCCAACGAAATAGATCTTACCTTCCCGGCAGCGAGTGCTCCGGCCCCGGTTATCTACAACATCTTCCGAAGCCCCACATCCCCTTTCACCCCATCCGGCAGCAATCAGGTCGGCAGCACCAAATCGAATTTCTACAACGATGTCGTGCTTGCCGCATCGACCGAGTACTACTACATTGTCCAAGCCAGCAGCTCGGCTGGAACTACGAATGTGGGCGGCCCGGTCAGCGCGACTACCCTGCCGCTCCCGCCCAACACGCCTCCGTTCTGGGATGCCAGCAACATACCGGCCACACCCGCCGGGGACGTCATTACCATCAAGTTCCTCAACCGGACCAACGGACAATACCCAGACAGCGAGGTCTTCTGGAGCGTTGACGTTGGTGGTGTCACCACGACAAACTCGATTGCGGCGCAGCCGACACTCTCGATGCCTGCCAATGCGTCAGGGCGGGTCTACTTCTATCTCGGCGCCGTCAACCAGAATACGAACAACTACTGGGACTTCCTCGAGTACACGCTGGGCTCAACCTTTATCAATATGAACTCCACCAGGGTCGACGCCTTCGGGCTCAAATACGCCTTCCAGCTAAGCTGCGGCGATGGAACCGATATTGCCATCGGTGAAACCGCCGGAGTCTTTGCCGAGGACCGGGCAAGCTTCTTCCAACGCTATCTTAACTCCGTTCCGGCAAACTTCCAGACGCTTGCGGAGTTGCAGGCTCCGTATCGGATCGTCTCTCCCGGGGCGGGTGGATTCGACGCCGGCGGTCCATATCAGACCTACTACAACGCTTGGATCGAACAGCTCTGGGCAGCCAACGGCATCACCATTCCGCTGGCGGTTCCCAACGGCGACGGATTGGGAAGTTACCCCGATCTCTCAGCTGCGATCTACCGCCACGTCGGCGGCGTCGCGGGTACCTTCAACGCGAACGGTACGCTGAACAACCAGGCATTGTGGGGCAATCCCAGCGCCTTCTATCAGACGGCGCCGGCGAGCTACTATGCGCAGTTCCTTCACGCCAACGCCATCAACGCCCAGCAGTATGCCTTCCCATTTGACGATGCGGGTGGCTACTCGGCTGACGTTGGTTGCCAAAGCCCCAGGACGCTGCTGGTTGCGATCGGTTGGTAG